One Sediminibacillus dalangtanensis genomic region harbors:
- the ytvI gene encoding sporulation integral membrane protein YtvI gives MFRYLSKRQWILIIAAILILIAGYFILPVSVPLILALLTAMFLNPAIRWLQYRFKLNRKISVTVIFLIFLLIISLVGTYFVTRAITHVVNFAENAPSYVNQLNTKFTEWETDMDRFTENLPADFVAEVKDGFKRNIELLNTKVKQYFELDKIASAAAKVPEYLVSLLVYLIALFLFMLELPRLKAMSYNHLTEETAEKVKFMNARLSYVVLGFLKAQFLVSIIIFVVSLIGLLYITPEVAIIMSIIIWLVDFIPIIGSIVILGPWALYMLLAGDTVMGIQLAVLAIILLAIRRTVEPKVMGRHIGLSPLATLIAMYLGLQLIGIIGFILGPLLVIAFNSAKEAGIIKWNFKV, from the coding sequence TTGTTCCGTTACTTGTCAAAACGCCAATGGATATTAATTATTGCAGCGATTCTTATTCTTATAGCTGGATATTTCATTTTGCCGGTGTCTGTACCCTTAATCTTGGCTCTTCTGACCGCCATGTTTTTGAATCCGGCCATTCGATGGCTCCAATACCGTTTTAAACTGAACCGCAAAATATCGGTAACGGTCATATTTTTGATTTTTTTGCTCATTATTAGTCTTGTCGGAACTTATTTTGTAACAAGAGCCATCACCCATGTCGTCAACTTTGCCGAAAACGCGCCGTCTTATGTGAACCAGCTGAATACCAAATTTACGGAATGGGAAACAGATATGGATCGTTTTACCGAAAATCTCCCTGCTGATTTTGTAGCGGAGGTGAAAGATGGATTTAAACGTAATATTGAATTACTGAATACAAAAGTTAAACAGTATTTTGAATTAGATAAGATTGCTTCGGCAGCGGCTAAAGTACCTGAATACCTTGTCAGCCTGCTCGTTTACTTAATCGCATTATTTTTATTCATGCTTGAATTGCCCCGCCTGAAAGCAATGTCTTACAATCACCTAACAGAGGAAACAGCAGAAAAAGTAAAGTTCATGAATGCCCGTCTGTCCTATGTCGTACTTGGCTTTTTGAAAGCACAGTTTCTCGTAAGCATCATAATATTTGTCGTATCGCTAATTGGACTTCTTTATATCACACCGGAAGTCGCCATTATCATGTCGATTATCATTTGGCTGGTTGATTTCATCCCGATTATAGGTTCCATTGTCATACTAGGTCCATGGGCCTTGTATATGCTTTTGGCCGGTGACACAGTTATGGGCATTCAGCTTGCTGTATTGGCGATCATCCTGTTGGCGATTAGAAGAACCGTAGAACCGAAAGTAATGGGTCGTCATATCGGACTTTCTCCTTTAGCAACACTGATTGCCATGTACCTCGGTCTTCAGTTAATAGGAATTATCGGCTTTATCCTGGGGCCTTTGCTGGTTATAGCTTTTAATTCAGCGAAGGAAGCTGGAATTATTAAATGGAACTTTAAAGTATAG